The Xanthomonas sontii genome contains a region encoding:
- a CDS encoding group III truncated hemoglobin, with amino-acid sequence MPAVPTLILIKAAAVAAWRLSASSDVERTMQDQIEGMPLPGPDLCSEAEVQALVETFYRRVRADADLSAVFAARIEDWDAHQQQLCDFWSAMLRGTRRFRGAPMPRHMAMRELSALLFQRWLGLFRATTAELPNTPMRLLADDIAQRIAETFWRRHQMSWRPFEPASPLPPAACAD; translated from the coding sequence GTGCCGGCCGTGCCGACATTGATCCTGATCAAGGCCGCCGCGGTGGCGGCGTGGAGACTGTCCGCGTCGAGCGACGTGGAGCGGACCATGCAGGACCAGATCGAGGGCATGCCCTTGCCGGGGCCGGACCTGTGCAGCGAGGCCGAGGTGCAGGCGCTGGTGGAGACGTTCTACCGCCGCGTGCGCGCCGACGCCGATCTGTCGGCGGTGTTCGCCGCGCGCATCGAGGACTGGGACGCGCACCAGCAGCAGCTGTGCGATTTCTGGTCGGCGATGCTGCGCGGCACCCGCCGCTTCCGCGGCGCGCCGATGCCGCGGCACATGGCCATGCGCGAACTCAGCGCACTGTTGTTCCAGCGCTGGCTGGGCCTGTTCCGCGCCACCACCGCCGAGCTGCCCAACACGCCGATGCGGCTGCTGGCCGACGACATCGCCCAGCGCATCGCCGAGACGTTCTGGCGCCGCCACCAGATGAGCTGGCGCCCGTTCGAGCCGGCATCGCCGCTGCCGCCGGCTGCGTGCGCGGATTGA
- a CDS encoding 4Fe-4S dicluster domain-containing protein: MVLWLLFAAFYLLPWLRWQGRQALLLDLPARRFDVFGWTLWPHDVGWLLLALGAAAASLAVLTTLAGRLWCGFACPQTVWSHAFAWIERRFADWPAAARHLLWATVALWTGVSFVGYFVPIADLVARLHPFAWSGGETFWVLFYALATWGNAGFLRSQVCRYLCPYARLQPLLCDRDTPLVGYDAMRGEPRGARACGTGSIAQRGRRLLDPVTARDYAVRASIAQLAGQGGSRGEALAAYAGTLPKFSAEQLGDCVACDACVQACPAGIDPRNGAHYACTACGACVEACDRSMDRHGFARGLLRLAGANAIDRQPRHWWRRPRLLGGAATLLAASLAWWWLAA, translated from the coding sequence GTGGTGCTGTGGCTGCTGTTCGCCGCCTTCTACCTGCTGCCGTGGCTGCGCTGGCAGGGCCGACAGGCGCTGCTGCTGGACCTGCCGGCGCGGCGCTTCGACGTGTTCGGCTGGACCCTGTGGCCGCACGACGTCGGCTGGCTGCTGCTGGCGCTGGGCGCCGCCGCGGCCTCGCTGGCGGTGCTCACCACGCTGGCCGGGCGCCTGTGGTGCGGCTTCGCCTGTCCGCAGACGGTATGGAGCCATGCCTTCGCCTGGATCGAACGGCGCTTCGCCGACTGGCCGGCCGCGGCACGGCACCTGCTGTGGGCGACCGTGGCGCTGTGGACCGGGGTCAGCTTCGTCGGCTATTTCGTGCCGATCGCCGACCTGGTCGCGCGCCTGCATCCGTTCGCCTGGAGCGGCGGGGAGACGTTCTGGGTGCTGTTCTATGCACTGGCCACCTGGGGCAACGCCGGCTTCCTGCGCAGCCAGGTCTGCCGCTACCTGTGCCCGTACGCGCGCCTGCAGCCGCTGCTGTGCGACCGCGACACGCCACTGGTCGGCTACGACGCGATGCGCGGCGAACCGCGCGGCGCCCGCGCCTGCGGCACTGGCAGCATCGCCCAGCGCGGGCGGCGCCTGCTCGACCCCGTCACCGCCCGCGACTATGCCGTGCGCGCCAGCATCGCCCAGCTCGCCGGCCAGGGCGGCAGCCGCGGCGAGGCCCTGGCCGCGTATGCCGGCACCCTGCCCAAGTTCAGCGCCGAACAACTCGGCGACTGCGTGGCCTGCGACGCCTGCGTACAGGCCTGCCCGGCCGGCATCGATCCGCGCAATGGTGCGCATTACGCCTGCACCGCCTGCGGCGCGTGCGTCGAGGCCTGCGACCGCAGCATGGATCGCCACGGTTTCGCCCGCGGCCTGTTGCGCCTGGCCGGTGCCAATGCCATCGATCGCCAGCCGCGGCACTGGTGGCGCCGGCCGCGGCTGCTGGGCGGCGCCGCCACGCTGCTGGCGGCGTCGCTGGCGTGGTGGTGGCTGGCGGCGTGA
- a CDS encoding DUF4087 domain-containing protein, with product MMPVSSLDPDVMNPSRPVLRFASVFGAALVAMTGLCAVADATPPAGAVTRCGWFDNPSPGNATLVDKDGEWTVGQQGGHQAEGTWPTFSQARWVATGTGSAGYGCACLKVHARDDTREVTAIESATAQPLKTCRQDKALRGREPENPLK from the coding sequence ATGATGCCGGTCTCGTCCCTCGATCCTGATGTCATGAATCCATCGCGACCTGTTTTGCGTTTCGCCAGCGTGTTCGGTGCGGCCCTGGTTGCCATGACCGGCCTGTGCGCTGTCGCCGATGCCACGCCGCCTGCCGGTGCCGTCACGCGTTGCGGCTGGTTCGACAATCCCTCGCCAGGCAACGCCACGCTCGTGGACAAGGACGGCGAGTGGACGGTCGGCCAGCAGGGCGGGCACCAGGCCGAGGGCACATGGCCGACGTTCTCCCAGGCGCGCTGGGTGGCGACCGGGACGGGCAGCGCCGGCTACGGCTGCGCCTGCCTGAAGGTGCATGCGCGCGACGACACCCGCGAGGTGACCGCGATCGAGTCGGCGACGGCCCAGCCCTTGAAGACCTGCCGGCAGGACAAGGCACTGCGGGGCAGGGAGCCGGAGAATCCGCTGAAGTGA
- a CDS encoding DUF3142 domain-containing protein, whose protein sequence is MSLRCALLGLSLLLGGCAASAPTPLQHQVYVWQRQWSGAHAVALAQTRADFSTLRVLALQAHPRAGWGPAAVDLRQLAADGRPVIAVVRLDGQLPQLDATRIDAEVLHVVRTWRAAGVALRGVEIDHDCATARLPAYVALLRQLRGALPADLALSITALPAWLDSPALTSLLRTVDSSVLQVHAVNAPTAGLFDPVQARRWADRYAQRSATPFWLALPAYGVALIDGTDADAAPLIESEVPLAASGARRELQVSPQQLAAFVDALRAHRPPHLAGIVWFRLPLPGDRRAWPLATLQAVVHGRPLQAAVQVQASGTGPVYDLTLANDGTTAATPPQRVVLRGSACEAGDALGDYRLQWPAPSPRFERTRASHPLAAGERRALGWVRCRRLHTGAIDVLP, encoded by the coding sequence GTGTCGCTGCGCTGCGCGCTGCTCGGGCTGAGTCTGCTGCTTGGTGGCTGTGCGGCATCGGCCCCGACGCCGCTGCAACACCAGGTCTACGTCTGGCAGCGGCAATGGAGTGGCGCGCACGCGGTGGCGCTGGCACAGACCCGCGCGGACTTCTCGACGTTGCGCGTACTCGCGCTGCAGGCGCATCCGCGCGCCGGCTGGGGCCCCGCCGCGGTGGATCTGCGGCAGCTCGCCGCCGATGGCCGCCCGGTGATCGCGGTGGTGCGGCTGGACGGGCAATTGCCGCAACTGGACGCGACGCGCATCGACGCCGAGGTGCTGCACGTGGTGCGCACTTGGCGCGCCGCCGGCGTGGCGCTGCGCGGCGTGGAGATCGACCACGACTGCGCCACCGCGCGCCTGCCCGCCTATGTCGCCCTGCTGCGGCAACTGCGCGGCGCGCTGCCGGCCGACCTGGCGCTGAGCATCACCGCCCTGCCCGCCTGGTTGGACAGCCCCGCGCTGACGTCGCTACTGCGCACGGTAGACAGCTCGGTGCTGCAGGTGCATGCGGTGAATGCACCGACGGCCGGCCTGTTCGATCCGGTGCAGGCGCGACGCTGGGCCGACCGTTACGCCCAGCGCAGCGCCACGCCGTTCTGGCTGGCCCTGCCCGCCTACGGCGTCGCCCTGATCGACGGCACCGACGCCGACGCCGCACCGCTGATCGAAAGCGAGGTACCGCTGGCGGCGAGCGGCGCACGCCGCGAACTGCAGGTGTCGCCGCAGCAGCTCGCTGCCTTCGTCGATGCGCTGCGCGCCCACCGCCCGCCACACCTGGCCGGCATCGTCTGGTTCCGCCTGCCGCTGCCGGGCGACCGCCGCGCCTGGCCGCTGGCGACGCTGCAGGCGGTGGTGCACGGACGTCCGTTGCAGGCGGCCGTGCAGGTGCAGGCCAGCGGCACCGGCCCGGTCTACGACCTGACGCTCGCGAACGATGGCACGACCGCCGCCACGCCGCCGCAGCGCGTGGTCCTGCGCGGCAGCGCCTGCGAAGCCGGCGACGCACTCGGCGATTACCGGCTGCAATGGCCGGCACCGTCGCCCCGCTTCGAACGCACTCGCGCATCCCACCCCCTGGCCGCCGGAGAACGCCGTGCGCTCGGCTGGGTCCGCTGCCGCCGCCTGCACACAGGTGCCATCGATGTCCTGCCGTGA